In Arthrobacter burdickii, one DNA window encodes the following:
- the hisI gene encoding phosphoribosyl-AMP cyclohydrolase: MPSSTFSPNDPSTSSPRSPAGELPLLDPAIADALKKDDAGLVAAVVQQYDTLEVLMLGWMDEEALRRTLTSGRVTFYSRSRSEYWRKGDTSGYRQWVKGVALDCDGDALLVTVDQEGAACHTGTRTCFDGRALPAVTASRTDAEGL, from the coding sequence ATGCCTTCCTCCACCTTCTCCCCGAACGACCCTTCCACCTCCTCGCCCCGGAGCCCTGCAGGGGAGCTGCCGCTCCTCGATCCGGCCATCGCCGACGCCCTCAAGAAGGACGACGCCGGGCTGGTCGCCGCCGTCGTGCAGCAGTACGACACACTCGAGGTGCTGATGCTGGGCTGGATGGACGAGGAGGCACTCCGGCGCACGCTGACCAGCGGCCGGGTGACGTTCTACTCGCGGTCCCGCTCCGAATACTGGCGGAAGGGCGACACGTCCGGCTACCGGCAGTGGGTGAAGGGGGTGGCCCTCGACTGCGACGGCGACGCCCTGCTCGTCACGGTCGACCAGGAGGGCGCGGCCTGCCACACCGGCACACGCACATGCTTCGACGGCCGGGCCCTGCCTGCCGTGACCGCGAGCCGAACCGACGCAGAAGGACTCTGA